From the Nodularia sphaerocarpa UHCC 0038 genome, the window GATTTTCAGGATAATTTATGTCATTACTGTTATTTTAACCTCAGAAATAAAGCCCCAGGCGACGGTCAGTCACTCCTACACAGGAACCAACCCCACCTATGCGGGTTTAAAACCTTTGATTTTTTCTGAGTCCGCCTGCGCGGACTACCCTACCTTCAGTCACAAACCCTCAACGTTATTGTTCTACTCTCTGGTTGAGATACATCTGTCTTCAGTAGGGTTCAGTCGCAAATATGTTTTTGATAGTGTTATGAAAGACACTCATTAATTAGCAGGTAACTTGTGATGACTTATACCCAAACCAGCGATCCAAATATTCGTGAATGTGTCCAATCATGGCAAAAATTAGATGTAGATGAACAGTTAGCTTTGTTTTGGTTTATTTACAAAGAAATGGGAAGTTCCATTACACCAGCCGCCCCTGAAGCGAGTACTGTTTCTCCAGAAATTGCTGAAGGTTTATTCAATCAAGTTAAAGAATTGAGCCACGAAGAACAATTGCAAGTTCAACGAGACATAATTACTCAAAAGGATACTCAAATTAGCCGTCAATATGGCTCTTTGAGTGATACGACAAAACTCTTATTTTGGTATCGATTAGCGCAAGAAATGGAAAGCGGTCATATTATTCCTTTACCTGCGGGTTATCAGCTTTCATCTCCATCTCAAACACTGTTAGATCACATCAAAGCGTTACCTTTTGAACAACAGATTAATGCTTTCCGTGATTATGTTTCGCCAATGGGTGCTGAACCCAAATCAGGTGCGGAAATTTAAAACAAACGCCACCGCCAACCCCTTCTGTGCAAGCAACAGAGGGGAGTTAAAATATATAGCAGGTAGCACCAAAAATAAATAATGGTGCGTTAGCCTGCGGCATAACACACCCTACGGTTAATTTATATTTTTCATATACATGGAGTTTTTGTAGCTGACTTATCTTAAATAATGTTAATTATTGCAGAAAATTAATTTATTTTGCTCAATGTAGTTAGCAGATACACCCTCTAGCCGTAAGTAACGCTCTTTGTTTTATGTTCTATAATATAAGGCGATCGCTCAAATAATTTCATCTATCTTATGGCTAATTTAAATATATTGATTTTTGCAGTAGTAGTTTTGATTTTCATGGAAATTGAGTTGGCTAAATAGTAATATTAATAACTAGGGAAAATGTGACAATGTAGATTTAGTTACCTGGAAGAGTTGAATAAATTGTTCACAAAGGATTTCGTATTTCTATATGAGCAAAATAGTTATTTAATTATCGCCGTTATCAATGATGTATGAAATCGGTTGTTTTTTGCTTTCCTGGTGAGGAAAAAAAAGTAAAACCCCAGAACTGGGAATACCTGGGGTTTTTAACCTGACCACACTTATAGTTTTAATAGAAATTTTGGCAAAAGTCTCAACTACAACGGACATAAATAGGTGAATTGGGTCTAAAAAATCTTGGTAAGCAAGACTATGTTTATGCTAGTTAAAGGTTAATTTCTGAGGGAGATGTAAATTTCCCTACTTTGAGGATGGCTGCTAACACAAATTTCATCTATTGGTTCTGGCATTATCATCTGTTAGATAGATCATTAAAAAGATATAATTTCCTGATTTATGTCTAAAGTTGTAATTTTACAGGCTTGATTTCTTATTGGGAATCGAGAAAAATAAAAATATCATGCTTCAACATGATTGTAGCCAATAAAAGTGACAGAAAGCCTACTAAATGCCCGCGCCTGTGGGCATTTTTTATTGCTCAAATCACCCCCTCCGGTGCAAGCAACAGAGGGAAGCAGTATTTCATCGCCGCAAAATCTCTATTTCATGGTTTTGATTCAAGAGTTGAATAACAGTGTTATACTTTTCCTGAACATCCTGGCGGTCTTGTGATTCTGGCAACCCTTCATGGCTACCCCGCGCGATCATGTCAGCATGACGCTTGAGAACTTGGTGATATTGGGGATTTTGGGTGTAAGTGGCAATTAAAGCGATCGCTTTGAGTAAATGAATTGTCACAGCTGCATCAGTTCTGCTGTTCTGCCTAATTTGGTTAAAAGCTTGATCGACTATCTTCTCAAAAGTTACTGATTTCGCAATCACCCGCAATTGGTTGTGATCATCGTAGCGGTAGGGTGAGGGAAATTGTCTTTGTACTAGATGGCACAGTCCGGCACTCAGACGGTCAATACAGCGAATGGCAGTGAAAGGATCGTTGATTCCCGGAGAAATAGCACGCAGGGCAATTTCCACTAACTGTTGCAGAGGAAACTCCACATCCTGCTGTTCAGTACGTTCCTTTCCTAAAATAAATATTTTTTGCAATCGATGCTTAAGTTTTTGATTGACTCGTTCACCAGGCCAAACCATTACCAGTTCACTGTCCTTAATCACAAAGTTTCCTGGTCGAGATTTAAGGTGGATCAAAAGATTGTATTTACAGGCAATTTCCAATAATTTTTCATCATTAATTGCTTGTAAATAACCATTACTATTGGCTTTAATTGGGTAAGCCTGTAATTGAAAATCGGGTGGAATTTCTCCTAGATGTAGTTGATCTCCTGGTGGATTAACACCGATTTTTTCGGGAAATAGCCGATCAATAGCTTTGTCTAAATCTTCACTAACACTCTTAATAACGTGCGATGCCTGAATGATGGTTGATGCGTGATGAAAGAAGTAAATTAATACGGCAATGCTCAGAATCGCTAGCACGATCCCGACTGTGACTGAAAGATGGGGAATAAACAGGTTGTAGTCCTCTCCATAAATAGTACGCAGCACCAGCAAGGAATAAATAAATGTGGCAATGAATGTACCCAGGACAATTTGATTACCTGTGTCGCGCATAAAGTTACGCAGCAGCCTTGGTCCGAAGTTGGCAGAAGCTAGTTGCAGGGCGACAATTGTAATGGAAAAGGCTGTCGCCGCAACACTCACCATTGAACCTGCGATCGCAGATAGCACTTCTCTAGCTCCATCGGGACCACCTGTGTAGATCCAATCCCAATCATCAAAACCAATTGTGCGGTCAAGGCTTAACATTGTAAATGCTAAAACCACAGCACTGAGTGCCAGGATTCCTGGCAAAAACCAGTAGCTAGTATGAAGTGCATCCCACAACTTGGATAACTTGACTTTATTCATGATTCATGGTCTTTCCTGTGAGCATCTACCTTGCCATTACGGTCTTGCAATTGGGCTAATCGTTTGAGTGAACCGCCAATGCTACGTGGTTTGGGGACTTTGTTTTTACCGGCTGGCCAACCTTCTCGCTGACGAGTGCGATCGGCAAAGCCGCGCCGAAGGCGATCGCCATCTGTTTCTTCGGTTTGGTCGTGGAATAAAATTTGTCTGGTAGGATATGGTAAATCAATGCCATTTTCCACATAAAGCTTTTGCTTAATTGCAGAGATGACTTGATCCCGTGAATCTAGAGCATCTGACCATCGGGGTGGTTGAATCCACCATCGCGCCCGGATATTAACACTATTTTCGGCAAGTTCCATCACCAGGACATCAGGCGGCGGGTCTTTTAACACAACATCCAAGCTATGCATAGCGTCCAGCATTAACTGCTTTGTCCAGTCCAGGTCATCACCATAGCCAACACCGACATCGTATTCTAAGCGCCGATTCTCAAAGGCGGTATTTACAGTTACCGAATTGGTAAACAGTTCAGAGTTGGGAATCACAATCCGCCTACCATCGTAAGTTCTGATGGTAGTAGCTCGTGTTTCAATATTTTCTACCGTACCTTCAAAATTCTTAAAAACAATTTGGTCATTGATTTGGAACGGCTCTGTGAGTAGAATTAAAATCCCAGCTAAAAAGTTTTGCAGAATATCGCGAAAAGCAAAACCGATTGCTACCCCACTGATTCCCAGCAATTGCACCAAATCCGATGCTTTGAGTGAGGGAAAGACAATGGTTAGAGAAATAAACAAACCCACCAAAACTGTAGTCCCTTGTGCCAACCTCCCCAACACCATACCCAAATTACGAGCATAGGTGCGGTGACTGGTTAAGCGTTTCACGAGTCGCTTGATTGATCTCCCGACAATTACAAAGATTGTAAAAACAAACAACCCTAGCAGAATATTGGGTAGCAGAATAATGAAATCGTTAGCCATTTTCTGCACCCTGTCCAAAAGTGCCGATATCTCTGCATTCATCCAGATTCCTCACTGTTCAGTCGTTGCTGATGATAGCCAAAAGTCGGGGAATTAAATACCTTCTCAGGTTTAGATTTTGGTGTACTGCAAGATAGATTTGTCAATT encodes:
- a CDS encoding orange carotenoid protein N-terminal domain-containing protein codes for the protein MTYTQTSDPNIRECVQSWQKLDVDEQLALFWFIYKEMGSSITPAAPEASTVSPEIAEGLFNQVKELSHEEQLQVQRDIITQKDTQISRQYGSLSDTTKLLFWYRLAQEMESGHIIPLPAGYQLSSPSQTLLDHIKALPFEQQINAFRDYVSPMGAEPKSGAEI
- a CDS encoding DUF2254 domain-containing protein; translated protein: MNKVKLSKLWDALHTSYWFLPGILALSAVVLAFTMLSLDRTIGFDDWDWIYTGGPDGAREVLSAIAGSMVSVAATAFSITIVALQLASANFGPRLLRNFMRDTGNQIVLGTFIATFIYSLLVLRTIYGEDYNLFIPHLSVTVGIVLAILSIAVLIYFFHHASTIIQASHVIKSVSEDLDKAIDRLFPEKIGVNPPGDQLHLGEIPPDFQLQAYPIKANSNGYLQAINDEKLLEIACKYNLLIHLKSRPGNFVIKDSELVMVWPGERVNQKLKHRLQKIFILGKERTEQQDVEFPLQQLVEIALRAISPGINDPFTAIRCIDRLSAGLCHLVQRQFPSPYRYDDHNQLRVIAKSVTFEKIVDQAFNQIRQNSRTDAAVTIHLLKAIALIATYTQNPQYHQVLKRHADMIARGSHEGLPESQDRQDVQEKYNTVIQLLNQNHEIEILRR
- a CDS encoding mechanosensitive ion channel family protein; protein product: MNAEISALLDRVQKMANDFIILLPNILLGLFVFTIFVIVGRSIKRLVKRLTSHRTYARNLGMVLGRLAQGTTVLVGLFISLTIVFPSLKASDLVQLLGISGVAIGFAFRDILQNFLAGILILLTEPFQINDQIVFKNFEGTVENIETRATTIRTYDGRRIVIPNSELFTNSVTVNTAFENRRLEYDVGVGYGDDLDWTKQLMLDAMHSLDVVLKDPPPDVLVMELAENSVNIRARWWIQPPRWSDALDSRDQVISAIKQKLYVENGIDLPYPTRQILFHDQTEETDGDRLRRGFADRTRQREGWPAGKNKVPKPRSIGGSLKRLAQLQDRNGKVDAHRKDHES